A single Papio anubis isolate 15944 unplaced genomic scaffold, Panubis1.0 scaffold128, whole genome shotgun sequence DNA region contains:
- the LOC116272566 gene encoding L-lactate dehydrogenase A-like 6B produces the protein MRTRSRGLKVLPTALLVSQRSGQQLFAVSLSPLLERAAMSWTVPLVRASQRVSSVGANFLCLKMALCPRQAARIPLKGAWRFTSVSKMATVKSELIERFTSEEPVHHSKVSIIGTGSVGMACAISILLKGLIDELALVDLDEGKLKGETMDLQHGSSFTKMPNIVCSKDYFVTANSNLVIITAGARQEKGETRLNLVQRNVALFKLMISNIVQHSPHCKLIIVSNPVDILSYVAWKLSAFPKNRVIGSGCNLDTARFRFLIGQKLGIHSESCHGWILGEHGDSSVPVWSGVNIAGVPLKDLNSDIGTDKDPEQWKNVHEEVIASAYEIIKMKGYTSWAIGLSVADLTESILKNLRRTHPVSTIIKGLYGIDEEVFLSIPCILGENGITHLIKIKLTPEEEARLKKSAKTLWEIQKELKI, from the coding sequence ATGCGCACCCGCAGTAGAGGGCTGAAGGTCCTGCCAACGGCTCTCTTGGTGTCTCAACGTTCTGGTCAGCAGCTTTTTGCCGTGTCTCTCTCTCCACTTCTTGAGCGAGCAGCCATGAGTTGGACTGTGCCTCTTGTGCGGGCCAGCCAGAGAGTGAGCTCGGTGGGAGCGAATTTCCTGTGCCTGAAGATGGCCCTGTGTCCCCGTCAGGCAGCGCGCATCCCACTCAAGGGCGCCTGGCGCTTCACCTCCGTGAGCAAGATGGCGACTGTGAAGAGTGAGCTTATTGAGCGCTTCACTTCTGAGGAGCCCGTTCATCACAGTAAGGTCTCCATCATAGGAACTGGATCGGTGGGCATGGCCTGCGCTATCAGCATCTTATTAAAAGGCTTGATCGATGAACTTGCCCTTGTGGATCTTGATGAAGGCAAACTGAAGGGTGAGACGATGGATCTTCAACATGGCAGCTCTTTCACGAAAATGCCAAATATTGTTTGTAGCAAAGATTACTTTGTCACCGCAAACTCCAACCTAGTGATTATCACAGCAGGTGCACGCCAAGAAAAGGGAGAAACGCGCCTTAATTTAGTGCAGCGAAATGTGGCCCTCTTCAAGTTAATGATTTCCAATATTGTCCAGCATAGTCCCCACTGCAAACTGATTATTGTTTCCAATCCAGTGGATATCTTAAGTTATGTAGCTTGGAAGCTGAGTGCATTTCCCAAAAACCGTGTTATTGGAAGCGGCTGTAATCTGGATACTGCTCGTTTTCGTTTCTTGATTGGACAAAAGCTTGGTATCCATTCTGAAAGCTGCCATGGATGGATCCTCGGAGAGCACGGAGACTCAAGTGTTCCTGTGTGGAGTGGAGTGAACATAGCTGGTGTCCCTTTGAAGGACCTGAACTCTGATATAGGAACTGATAAAGATCCTGAGCAATGGAAAAATGTCCACGAAGAAGTGATTGCTAGTGCCTATGAGATTATTAAAATGAAAGGTTATACTTCTTGGGCCATTGGCCTATCTGTGGCTGATTTAACAGAAAGTATTTTGAAGAATCTTAGGAGAACACATCCAGTTTCCACCATAATTAAGGGCCTCTATGGAATAGATGAAGAAGTATTCCTCAGTATTCCTTGTATCCTGGGAGAGAATGGTATTACCCATCTTATAAAGATAAAGCTGACCCCTGAAGAAGAGGCCCGTCtgaaaaaaagtgcaaaaacaCTTTGGGAAATTCAGAAGGAGCTCAAGATTTAA